The genomic DNA GGCCGGCGCGCTGCACGAGGATGACGGCCACGATGATCAGGCCCTTGAGGACCTGCTGCCAGAAGCTCTGCACGTCGTGGAGGTTCAGCAGGTTGTTGATAAGGGCCAGCAGCAGCACGCCCGCGAAGGTCGCGCGGACCGAGCCCTTGCCGCCGGCCAGGCTGGCGCCGCCGATCACGCAGGCGGCGATGGCGTCCAGCTCGAACGCGGTGCCCACGCTGGGCTGCGCGATGCCCACCCGGCTGGCCAGGATCACCCCGGCGAGCCCGGCGCAGGCGCCGCTGATCGTGTACGCGAGCACCAGGTGCCTGCGCACCCCGATCCCGGCCAGCCGTACCGCCTCGGCGTTGCCGCCGATGGCGACGAGCGCCCGGCCGGGCGGGGTGCGGGTGAGGAAGATCCCGCCGAGGAGGAAGACGCCGAGCATGATCAGCGTGGCGGCGGGGAACGGCCCGGCGGTCGCCGAACCCAGCTCGAAGAAGCTCTCCTTGGTGGGCGCGACGGGTGTCTCGGAGTAGACGAACGCCAGCCCGCGCACCGTGGTCAATGCCGCGAGCGTCACCACGAAGGGGGCGATCGCGAACCGGGCCACGAGGGTGCCGTTGACCGCCCCGCAGCCGATGCCCACGGCGACCCCGGCCAGCAGCGCGAGGGGCACGGGCATGTCGGCGGCGAGCCCCGCGGCCATGATGCCGGTCAGCGCGACGACCGAGCCGACGGACAGGTCGATGCCGCCGGTGACGATGACCACGAGCATGCCGTAGGCCAGCAGGCCGGTGGTCACCATCTGCTTCATCAGGTTCGTGAGGTTGGTGTCGGTGAGGAACGCGTCGGTCGTGGAGCCGGCGACGGCGACGAACGCCGCCAGCAGCAGGAGCATCCCGGCCTCGGCGGTGAAGTCCCGGCCGCGTACCACCAGCCGGGGCGGCCGCAGGCGGGAGAGGACCGGGGCGGGGGCCCGGTCCGCCGGGTCCTTGCCGGTGGGCTCGGCGTCCTCCGGCTCCCCGGCGGTGCGCCGGGTCCGCGCGCTCCGCCCGGACTTCGCGGTGTCCGCCGCCGCGGGGCGCCCGTTCACGCGGCACGCCCGATCGCGTACGCGAGGACGCCGTCCTCGGTGGCGCCCTCCGCCGGTACGTCGGCGACGATCCGGCCCTCGTGCATCACCAGCACGTGGTCGCTCGCCCCGATCACCTCCGTGAGGTCGGAGGAGACCAGCAGCACGGCCATGCCGCCGCGGGCCAGCTCGTCGAGCGTCCGGTAGATCTCCGCGCGCGTCGCCACGTCCACTCCCCTGGTCGGTTCGTCGAGCAGCAGCACCCGCGGCCTGGTCAGCAGCCACTTGGCGAGCACCGCCTTCTGCTGGTTGCCGCCGCTGAGCGTCCACACGGGCAGCGCGGCGCAGTCGGCGGGGCGGATGCCGAGGCGGCGGACCATGGCCGCGGCCTCCCGGCGGCGGCGCGGCCCGTCGAGCAGCGGGCCGCGGGTGGCGGTGTGCAGCGTGGTCAGGCCGATGTTCTCGGCGGCGCTCAGCCCGGGCACCAGTCCGGTGCGCTGACGGTCCTCGGTGACGAGGGCGAGCCCGGCGTCGATCGCCGCGCGCGGCCCGGCGAACCGCGTTCCCGGCGCGGGCGCGTCCCCGTTCTCGTCCCGTACGGCCTGCGCCCGCACAGAACCCGCCGCCGGGGGCTCGGCGCCGAACACGCACCGCACCAGCTCGCTGCGGCCCGCGCCGACGAGCCCGAAGAGCCCGGTGATCCGCCCGGCGTGCAGCCGGAACGACACGTCGTGGAACTCCCCCGGCCGGCTCAGGCCCTCGACCTCCAGCAGCGCGGGGCCCGGCCCGGTGCGCTTCGCCGGGTACAACTGCCCGGTGCTGCGGCCGGCCATCAGCCGGATCAGCCGGTCCTCGTCGGTGTCCGCCGGTACCGTACGGGCCACCACCCGGCCGTCCTTCAGCACCGCGATCGAGTCGGCCAGCTCCCCGATCTCGGCGAGCCGGTGGGACACGTAGACGATCAGCACCCCTTCCTCGCGCAGCCGCCGGACGAGGGCGAAGAGCGCCTGGAGGTCGGTGCCCGCGAGCACGGCGGAGGGCTCGTCGAGGATCAGGACCCGGGGCCGGCCGGCCGCGAGTGCCTTGGCGATCTCCACCATCTGCCGGCGGGCGACGCTCAGCCGGCCGGCTTCCGCCCGCGGGTCGACGGCGCCGAAGCCGATGCCCGCGAGGAGGTCGGCGGCGCGGGCGTGCGCGGCGCGCCAGTCGACGAGCCCGCCGAGGCGCCTGGGCAGGTGGCCCAGCAGCAGGTTCTCGGTCACCGACAGCTCGGGGACCAGGGTCAGTTCCTGGTGCACGGTGCGGATGCCGTGCGCCTGCGCCGCGTGCGGGGAGCCGAACGCGACGCGCTCGCCGCCCACGTGCAGCTCGCCCGCGCTCATCGGCTCGGCGCCGGCGAGCACCTTGATGAGCGTCGACTTCCCGGCCCCGTTGGCACCGACGAGGGCGAGGACTTCGCCGGCGTGCCCGACGAGGTCGACGCCGTGGAGCACTTCCGTGCGGCCGTACGACTTGTGCACGTCGCGCATCCGCAGCACCTCGGGCCGCGCCGCGCGCTCCCCGGGCGCGCGCTCCCCGGCGGCGCTCACGCGAGCGCCTCCTGCACGATGACGGTCTTCTGCCGGGTGAACTCCCGCGCCGTGTCGTGCAGTCCCTCGCTGCTGCCGCCGGTGTCCCCGGGCCCGCCGAAGGGCAGGTTCTCGGCGCGCA from Streptomyces sp. CMB-StM0423 includes the following:
- a CDS encoding sugar ABC transporter ATP-binding protein, giving the protein MRDVHKSYGRTEVLHGVDLVGHAGEVLALVGANGAGKSTLIKVLAGAEPMSAGELHVGGERVAFGSPHAAQAHGIRTVHQELTLVPELSVTENLLLGHLPRRLGGLVDWRAAHARAADLLAGIGFGAVDPRAEAGRLSVARRQMVEIAKALAAGRPRVLILDEPSAVLAGTDLQALFALVRRLREEGVLIVYVSHRLAEIGELADSIAVLKDGRVVARTVPADTDEDRLIRLMAGRSTGQLYPAKRTGPGPALLEVEGLSRPGEFHDVSFRLHAGRITGLFGLVGAGRSELVRCVFGAEPPAAGSVRAQAVRDENGDAPAPGTRFAGPRAAIDAGLALVTEDRQRTGLVPGLSAAENIGLTTLHTATRGPLLDGPRRRREAAAMVRRLGIRPADCAALPVWTLSGGNQQKAVLAKWLLTRPRVLLLDEPTRGVDVATRAEIYRTLDELARGGMAVLLVSSDLTEVIGASDHVLVMHEGRIVADVPAEGATEDGVLAYAIGRAA
- a CDS encoding ABC transporter permease, translating into MNGRPAAADTAKSGRSARTRRTAGEPEDAEPTGKDPADRAPAPVLSRLRPPRLVVRGRDFTAEAGMLLLLAAFVAVAGSTTDAFLTDTNLTNLMKQMVTTGLLAYGMLVVIVTGGIDLSVGSVVALTGIMAAGLAADMPVPLALLAGVAVGIGCGAVNGTLVARFAIAPFVVTLAALTTVRGLAFVYSETPVAPTKESFFELGSATAGPFPAATLIMLGVFLLGGIFLTRTPPGRALVAIGGNAEAVRLAGIGVRRHLVLAYTISGACAGLAGVILASRVGIAQPSVGTAFELDAIAACVIGGASLAGGKGSVRATFAGVLLLALINNLLNLHDVQSFWQQVLKGLIIVAVILVQRAGRLRVGSGGTDRTKARMT